Proteins from one Bradyrhizobium amphicarpaeae genomic window:
- a CDS encoding TRAP transporter large permease: MLTGMPISIALGLTVLSFMFTLTDVRTESVALKLFTGIENFEIMAIPFFILAGNFLTHGGVARRMINFATSLVGHWYGGLALSGVVACALFAAISGSSPATVVAIGSVILPAMVAQGFPKRFGAGVITTSGSLGILIPPSIPMVLYAVSTNSSVGKLFIAGIIPGLVLALLLGATTFYRAWRNDYPRMPKATFMQRVDAFRKSIWGILLIVIVIGGIYSGLFTPTEAAAVSAVYAFIVAVFIYKDLKLRDVPRVLLSSANLSAMLLYIITNAVLFSFLMTYENVPQALAQWMIDQGLGWIGFLLIVNLLLLVAGNVMEPSSIILIMAPILFPVAVKLGIDPIHFGILMTVNMEVGLCHPPVGLNLYVASGIAKMGITELTVAVWPWLLTMLGFLVVVTYWPGLSLWLPRLLGM, translated from the coding sequence ATGCTGACGGGCATGCCGATCTCGATCGCGCTCGGTCTCACCGTGCTCAGCTTCATGTTCACGCTGACCGATGTGCGAACGGAATCGGTGGCGCTGAAGCTGTTCACCGGCATCGAGAATTTCGAGATCATGGCGATCCCGTTCTTCATCCTCGCCGGAAACTTCCTGACCCATGGCGGCGTGGCGCGGCGGATGATCAATTTCGCAACCTCGCTGGTCGGCCATTGGTACGGCGGTCTGGCGCTGTCGGGGGTGGTCGCCTGCGCGCTGTTCGCCGCGATCTCCGGCTCTTCGCCGGCAACCGTGGTGGCGATCGGCTCGGTGATCCTGCCTGCGATGGTCGCGCAAGGCTTCCCGAAGCGGTTCGGCGCCGGCGTGATCACGACGTCGGGCTCGCTCGGAATTCTCATTCCGCCGTCGATCCCGATGGTTCTCTACGCCGTCTCCACCAACAGTTCGGTGGGCAAGCTGTTCATCGCGGGCATCATACCAGGACTCGTGCTCGCGCTCCTGCTTGGGGCTACGACCTTCTACCGGGCCTGGCGCAACGACTATCCGCGGATGCCGAAGGCGACGTTCATGCAGCGCGTCGATGCGTTCCGCAAGTCGATCTGGGGCATCCTGCTGATCGTGATCGTGATCGGGGGCATCTATAGCGGCCTGTTCACGCCGACCGAGGCCGCCGCCGTCAGCGCGGTCTACGCCTTCATCGTCGCGGTGTTCATCTACAAGGATTTGAAGCTGCGGGACGTGCCGCGGGTGCTGCTATCCTCGGCAAACCTTTCGGCGATGCTGCTCTATATCATCACCAACGCCGTGCTGTTCTCGTTCCTGATGACCTACGAGAACGTGCCGCAAGCTCTGGCGCAGTGGATGATCGACCAGGGCCTGGGGTGGATCGGCTTCCTGCTGATCGTCAACCTCCTGCTGCTAGTTGCGGGCAACGTGATGGAGCCGTCCTCGATCATCCTGATCATGGCCCCGATCCTGTTTCCGGTCGCGGTCAAGCTCGGCATCGATCCCATTCATTTCGGCATCCTGATGACGGTCAACATGGAGGTCGGCCTCTGCCATCCGCCTGTCGGCCTCAATCTCTACGTCGCATCGGGCATAGCCAAGATGGGCATCACCGAGCTCACGGTCGCGGTGTGGCCGTGGCTGCTGACGATGCTGGGATTCCTGGTGGTGGTGACCTACTGGCCAGGCCTGTCGTTGTGGTTGCCGAGACTGCTCGGGATGTAA
- a CDS encoding GGDEF domain-containing protein — protein MFFDRMESGRASISDAVYMEVIGGLHGTTMPNILAAACLAMVGAITTYETGDILTAILTVAGVVVAIVRLFEILAFRRRLTRSPQLDRAEAATWERRYIAGTVATALVLGVFAARSVVLGDALCSVMAIGIGFGFGAGVVARLALRPVAALLDLVAIAGPTAIVTFMQPDLRHVGLGLLILMYVVASFEMVRLSFNASISQITLKRKFEQLARLDSMTGVSNRSVLAADLPLMLSAGMVAVHTLDLDRFKEANDRFGHPAGDALLKQVAGRLKALVTPDDLLIRMGGDEFVLVQHAAADAEAMAQRIVQSISAPYDVDGQVIELGASVGVAVAPDDGRTAEALLSRSDKALYRAKQSRGGYVLARELRVAEAAVAAAVTEGLAAQAA, from the coding sequence ATGTTCTTCGACAGAATGGAATCCGGACGGGCGTCGATTTCCGACGCCGTCTATATGGAAGTCATCGGTGGCCTTCACGGCACCACGATGCCGAACATTCTCGCGGCCGCCTGCCTCGCAATGGTCGGCGCCATCACGACCTACGAGACCGGAGACATCTTGACGGCGATCCTGACGGTCGCCGGTGTCGTGGTGGCGATCGTCCGTCTGTTCGAAATTCTTGCTTTCCGCCGTCGTCTCACGCGTTCACCGCAGCTCGATCGGGCCGAGGCCGCGACCTGGGAGCGGCGCTACATCGCCGGCACCGTTGCGACGGCGTTGGTGCTTGGCGTGTTCGCCGCGCGTAGCGTCGTGCTGGGTGATGCGCTCTGCTCCGTGATGGCGATCGGGATCGGATTCGGCTTCGGCGCCGGCGTGGTGGCGCGGCTGGCGCTGCGTCCCGTCGCGGCGCTGCTCGATCTGGTTGCGATCGCCGGGCCTACCGCGATCGTCACGTTCATGCAGCCGGATCTGCGCCACGTCGGCCTCGGGCTCCTCATTCTGATGTACGTGGTCGCGAGTTTCGAGATGGTGCGGTTGAGCTTCAACGCCTCGATCAGCCAGATCACGCTGAAGCGGAAATTCGAGCAGCTCGCGCGCTTGGATTCGATGACCGGCGTCTCCAACCGCTCGGTACTGGCGGCGGACCTGCCCCTGATGCTGTCAGCCGGGATGGTTGCGGTCCATACGCTCGATCTCGATCGCTTCAAGGAGGCCAACGACCGGTTCGGCCATCCCGCGGGGGACGCGCTGCTGAAGCAGGTCGCCGGGCGGCTCAAGGCGCTCGTCACGCCAGACGACCTGTTGATCCGCATGGGCGGCGACGAATTCGTCCTGGTTCAGCACGCGGCGGCTGATGCGGAGGCGATGGCGCAGCGCATCGTGCAGTCGATCAGCGCACCCTACGACGTCGACGGACAGGTGATCGAGCTCGGCGCCAGCGTCGGCGTTGCCGTCGCGCCGGACGACGGGCGCACCGCGGAAGCGCTGCTGTCGCGCTCCGACAAGGCACTGTACCGGGCCAAGCAAAGTCGCGGCGGCTATGTGCTGGCGCGCGAGTTGCGGGTGGCGGAAGCGGCTGTTGCAGCGGCGGTGACCGAAGGATTGGCCGCGCAAGCGGCATAG
- a CDS encoding alkyl/aryl-sulfatase, giving the protein MTEASNEPKDASASVIAQQAAMLNALPFSDTRDFDDAARGFLGTIDNAAITNPQGRMVWSLEPYGFLSTEEAPATVNPSLWRQSRLNMQHGLFEVVPGVYQVRGLDIANMTLIEGDSGVIVVDTLTSIEGARAALDLYFRHRGLKPVAAVIFTHTHTDHWGGARGVLEEDALATASVPIIAPNLFMEHAVSENIIAGPAMLRRAQYQFGPLLAKGARGQVDCGLGKSMAAGSVALLRPTDLIMATGDRRVIDGVEFEFQMAPNSEAPAEMHFFIPRYRVLNLSENCTHNFHNLLPFRGADVRDALAWSKYLGEALQLWDGKAEAMCGQHHWPVWGRERIGTMIRQQRDLYKFAHDQTIRLMNHGLTAAEIAETIQLPKSLEGAWHGRGYYGHIRHNVKAIYQKYLGWYDANPVNLDPLPPVQSGRKYVEYMGGADAILARARADFDKGEFRFVAQVLGHLVFAEPDHAAARALLADTLEQLGYAAESATWRNAYLFGAQELRLGMPKVPARPPMPRETLAALRTGQLWDVLGIRLNGPKAEGKHIVLNWNFSDTGETFVLNLENCALTYAEGVQADGADASFTLARSTLDEVIAKLTSFPEAVAAGKVKLAGNPMKLAELMGLMDEFPRMFEIVEPKRAVVR; this is encoded by the coding sequence GTGACAGAAGCCAGCAACGAGCCGAAGGACGCGAGCGCGTCCGTCATCGCGCAGCAAGCGGCGATGCTGAACGCTCTGCCGTTTTCCGACACGCGGGATTTCGACGACGCCGCGCGCGGCTTCCTCGGCACGATCGACAATGCGGCCATCACGAACCCGCAGGGCCGGATGGTCTGGAGCCTCGAGCCTTACGGATTCCTGTCCACGGAAGAGGCGCCGGCCACGGTCAATCCGAGCCTGTGGCGGCAGTCGCGGCTGAACATGCAGCACGGCCTGTTCGAGGTCGTGCCCGGCGTCTACCAGGTGCGCGGGCTCGACATCGCCAACATGACGCTGATCGAGGGCGACAGCGGCGTCATCGTCGTCGACACTCTGACCTCGATCGAAGGCGCCCGGGCCGCGCTCGATCTCTATTTCAGGCATCGCGGCCTGAAGCCGGTCGCGGCCGTCATCTTCACGCACACCCACACCGACCATTGGGGCGGGGCGCGCGGCGTGCTGGAGGAGGATGCGCTGGCCACGGCCAGCGTGCCGATCATCGCGCCGAACCTGTTCATGGAGCACGCGGTGTCCGAGAACATCATCGCAGGCCCCGCGATGCTGCGCCGTGCCCAGTATCAGTTCGGGCCGTTGCTCGCCAAGGGCGCGCGGGGGCAGGTCGATTGCGGGCTCGGCAAGTCGATGGCGGCAGGATCGGTTGCGCTGCTGCGCCCGACCGACCTGATCATGGCGACCGGCGACAGGCGCGTCATCGACGGCGTCGAGTTCGAATTCCAGATGGCGCCGAACAGCGAAGCGCCGGCGGAGATGCATTTCTTCATCCCGCGCTACAGGGTGCTGAACCTCTCCGAGAACTGCACCCACAATTTCCACAATCTGCTGCCGTTCCGCGGCGCCGACGTGCGCGACGCGCTGGCCTGGTCGAAATATCTGGGCGAGGCTTTGCAGCTCTGGGACGGCAAGGCGGAGGCGATGTGCGGCCAGCATCACTGGCCGGTGTGGGGACGTGAGCGCATCGGCACGATGATCCGGCAGCAGCGCGACCTCTACAAATTCGCGCACGACCAGACCATCCGCCTGATGAACCACGGCCTCACCGCCGCCGAGATCGCCGAGACGATCCAGTTGCCGAAGAGCCTGGAAGGCGCCTGGCACGGCCGCGGCTATTACGGCCACATCCGGCACAATGTGAAGGCGATCTACCAGAAATATCTCGGCTGGTACGACGCCAACCCGGTCAATCTCGATCCGCTGCCGCCGGTGCAGTCCGGAAGGAAATATGTCGAATACATGGGCGGCGCCGACGCCATCCTGGCGCGCGCGCGTGCGGATTTCGACAAGGGTGAATTCCGCTTCGTCGCCCAAGTGCTCGGCCATCTCGTCTTCGCCGAGCCTGATCATGCGGCGGCGCGCGCTCTGCTCGCCGACACGCTGGAGCAGCTCGGCTACGCCGCCGAAAGCGCGACCTGGCGCAACGCCTATCTGTTCGGCGCGCAGGAATTGCGCCTGGGCATGCCGAAGGTGCCGGCGCGCCCGCCGATGCCGCGCGAAACGCTGGCTGCGCTGCGCACCGGGCAGCTCTGGGACGTACTCGGCATCCGCCTCAATGGTCCGAAGGCGGAAGGAAAGCACATCGTGCTGAACTGGAATTTCTCCGATACAGGCGAGACCTTCGTGCTCAATCTGGAGAACTGCGCGCTGACCTACGCCGAGGGCGTGCAGGCGGACGGCGCCGATGCCAGCTTCACGCTGGCGCGCTCCACGCTCGACGAGGTGATCGCCAAGCTGACGAGCTTTCCGGAGGCGGTCGCGGCCGGCAAGGTCAAGCTCGCGGGCAACCCGATGAAGCTCGCCGAACTGATGGGCCTGATGGACGAGTTTCCTCGGATGTTCGAGATCGTGGAGCCGAAGCGGGCGGTGGTGAGGTAG
- a CDS encoding glycosyltransferase family 4 protein: protein MRIAQVAPLTEAVPPKLYGGTERVVHWLTEELVALGHDVTLFASGDSQTSAKLDALWPRALRLDGSVRDPNALHMVLLERVRQKCDDEEFDFLHFHLDYYPWSLFHRQPTPFLTTLHGRLDLPEHQPVFNTFSKMPVISISNAQRRPVPQANWVRTIHHGLPENLLTPRPAKQEYLAVLGRIAPEKGVDRAIKIATHCGIPLKIAAKVDRADQDYYDELIRPMIENNPLVEFIGEIGDHEKSEFLSGALGLLLPIDWPEPFGLVMIEAMACGTPIVAFNRGSVPEIIDEGLTGFVVEDVLSAAGVVGRLAQLDRAVIRKQFETRFTARRMALDYLAAYRSLAEEKAPRIKLVSSAE from the coding sequence ATGCGCATCGCGCAGGTAGCTCCGTTGACGGAAGCTGTTCCCCCCAAGCTGTATGGCGGCACCGAGCGGGTGGTACATTGGTTGACGGAAGAACTGGTAGCCTTGGGTCACGACGTGACACTGTTTGCCAGCGGTGACTCGCAGACATCAGCCAAGCTGGATGCGCTGTGGCCGCGAGCGCTTCGCCTCGACGGCTCCGTGCGCGATCCTAATGCGCTGCACATGGTGCTGCTGGAGCGTGTGCGGCAGAAGTGTGACGACGAGGAGTTCGACTTCCTCCACTTCCATCTCGACTATTATCCGTGGTCATTGTTCCACCGGCAGCCGACGCCGTTCCTGACCACGCTGCACGGCCGTCTTGATCTCCCGGAGCATCAGCCGGTCTTCAACACCTTCTCCAAGATGCCCGTCATCTCGATCTCCAATGCGCAGCGGCGGCCCGTGCCGCAGGCGAACTGGGTGCGGACGATTCATCACGGCCTGCCGGAGAATTTGCTGACGCCGCGGCCGGCGAAGCAGGAATATCTCGCCGTGCTCGGCCGCATCGCGCCCGAGAAGGGCGTCGACCGCGCCATCAAGATCGCGACCCATTGCGGCATTCCGCTGAAGATCGCGGCCAAGGTCGATCGTGCCGATCAGGATTACTACGACGAGCTGATCCGGCCGATGATCGAAAACAATCCGCTGGTGGAATTCATCGGCGAGATCGGCGATCACGAGAAGTCGGAATTCTTGAGCGGCGCGCTTGGCCTTTTGCTGCCGATCGACTGGCCGGAGCCGTTCGGCCTCGTGATGATCGAAGCCATGGCCTGCGGCACGCCGATCGTTGCCTTCAACCGCGGCTCGGTGCCCGAGATCATCGACGAGGGGCTGACCGGATTCGTCGTCGAGGACGTTCTCAGCGCCGCCGGCGTCGTCGGCCGCCTCGCCCAGCTCGACCGCGCCGTCATCCGCAAACAGTTCGAAACGCGTTTCACGGCACGGCGCATGGCGCTCGACTATCTCGCGGCCTACCGCAGCCTCGCCGAGGAGAAGGCGCCGCGGATCAAGCTGGTGAGCAGCGCGGAGTAG
- a CDS encoding ABC transporter ATP-binding protein produces the protein MDHLSGYARRPFAFVLRYLRMRMASHLVILAAVVAAVACSVGTQYGVKSLVDALSAGPSQGGGVWLAFILLMSLIAADNFLWRIASWTASFTFVRVTGDLRRDIFRHLTGHAPSYFSDRMPGMLTSRITATSNAVFTVENMFVWNVLPPCIATIAAIALIGTVSPYMALGLLVIAGGMVLAMFRLAAAGKPLHDDFADKAAVVDGEMIDVVSNMPLVRAFCGIGHEHERFDATVNRELTARSRSLRYLEKLRLLHAAVTVVLTIALMAWAVTLWQKGEATTGDVVLVCTLGISILSATRDLAVALVDVTQHVARLTEAIATLLVPHELRDHPDAEPLVKSGAAIAFNNVTFGYPGGDKIFERFSLRLQPGQRVGLVGQSGGGKSTLFTLLQRFYDTDEGNITIDGQDISKVTQLSLREAISVVPQDISLFHRSIRENIRYGRPNATDDEVLRAAIAARCDFIDGLPEGLDTMVGDRGVKMSGGQRQRIAIARAFLKDAPILLLDEATAALDSESEEAIREALSRLMRGRTVIAIAHRLATLRNFDRVVVLRNGKIIEDGSPERLMQGHGPYRELVTQEMSRLAQAAA, from the coding sequence ATGGATCATCTTTCTGGATATGCGCGCAGGCCATTTGCCTTTGTCTTGCGCTATCTTCGGATGCGAATGGCGTCGCATCTGGTGATCCTGGCCGCTGTCGTTGCAGCGGTTGCCTGCTCCGTAGGCACCCAATATGGTGTCAAATCGCTGGTCGACGCCCTGTCCGCGGGGCCTTCGCAAGGCGGCGGTGTATGGCTGGCATTCATTCTGCTCATGTCGCTGATCGCTGCCGACAACTTTTTATGGCGGATCGCGAGCTGGACGGCGAGCTTCACCTTCGTTCGTGTCACGGGTGATTTACGGCGTGACATATTCCGTCATCTGACCGGACACGCACCGAGCTATTTCTCGGACCGCATGCCCGGCATGCTGACGAGCCGCATCACGGCGACGTCGAATGCCGTGTTCACGGTCGAAAACATGTTCGTCTGGAACGTGTTGCCGCCCTGCATCGCCACAATTGCAGCGATCGCATTGATTGGAACCGTCAGTCCCTACATGGCGCTCGGCTTGCTCGTCATCGCCGGTGGCATGGTGCTCGCGATGTTCCGTCTCGCCGCCGCGGGCAAGCCGTTGCATGACGACTTCGCCGACAAGGCCGCCGTGGTCGATGGCGAGATGATCGACGTCGTCAGCAACATGCCCTTGGTGCGGGCCTTCTGCGGCATCGGCCACGAGCATGAGCGGTTCGACGCGACGGTGAACCGGGAGCTGACCGCGCGAAGCCGCAGCCTGCGTTATCTCGAGAAGTTGCGGTTGCTCCATGCCGCCGTGACCGTGGTCTTGACGATCGCGTTGATGGCCTGGGCCGTCACGCTCTGGCAGAAGGGCGAGGCGACGACCGGCGACGTCGTGCTGGTCTGTACACTCGGCATCTCCATTCTCAGCGCCACCCGCGATCTCGCGGTGGCGCTGGTGGACGTCACCCAGCACGTCGCGCGGCTGACAGAGGCGATTGCCACGCTGCTGGTGCCGCACGAGCTGCGCGATCATCCCGACGCCGAGCCGCTGGTGAAGAGCGGCGCGGCGATCGCGTTCAACAACGTCACCTTCGGCTATCCCGGCGGCGACAAGATCTTCGAGCGTTTCAGCCTGCGGCTTCAGCCCGGCCAGCGTGTCGGCCTGGTCGGCCAGTCCGGCGGCGGCAAGTCCACGCTGTTCACGCTGCTGCAGCGCTTCTACGATACCGACGAGGGCAACATCACCATCGACGGCCAGGACATTTCGAAGGTCACGCAGCTCAGCCTGCGCGAGGCGATCTCGGTCGTGCCGCAGGACATTTCCCTGTTTCACCGTTCCATCCGCGAGAATATCCGCTATGGCCGGCCGAACGCCACCGATGACGAGGTGCTGCGGGCCGCGATCGCGGCGCGTTGCGATTTCATCGATGGCCTGCCGGAGGGGCTCGACACCATGGTCGGCGACCGCGGGGTCAAGATGTCCGGCGGCCAGCGCCAGCGCATCGCGATCGCGCGCGCCTTCCTGAAGGATGCGCCGATCCTGCTGCTGGACGAGGCAACGGCGGCGCTCGACAGCGAATCCGAGGAGGCCATCCGCGAGGCGCTGTCGCGCCTGATGCGCGGCCGCACCGTGATCGCGATCGCGCACCGGCTGGCGACGCTGCGCAATTTCGATCGCGTGGTGGTGCTGAGAAATGGCAAGATCATCGAGGACGGCTCGCCCGAGCGTCTGATGCAAGGCCATGGGCCCTATCGTGAACTGGTCACGCAGGAAATGAGCCGGCTCGCACAGGCCGCAGCGTAA